The Sphaerospermopsis torques-reginae ITEP-024 genome has a window encoding:
- a CDS encoding 4Fe-4S single cluster domain-containing protein, producing MATTTEILSALKQIPEGYLNIMGYVDKSEVNGPGCRAVVWVQGCPRECEGCFNPASWEFEINQLVAIDQLAEDIIKNPENTGVTFSGGEPFWQASALASLAHKVKAAGLNVMAFTGFTLKELQSESAPPGSQKLLAELDILIDGPFVQSLAINSPLSPVSSRNQKVHVFNPEFKDQISWASDQIEVHILKDGDRIVTGYQGWLELT from the coding sequence ATGGCAACAACAACAGAAATCTTATCAGCACTGAAACAAATTCCCGAAGGATATCTTAACATCATGGGTTATGTTGATAAATCAGAAGTGAATGGTCCTGGTTGTCGCGCTGTGGTTTGGGTGCAAGGTTGTCCGCGTGAGTGTGAAGGTTGTTTTAATCCCGCATCTTGGGAATTTGAAATAAATCAATTAGTTGCGATTGATCAACTAGCTGAAGATATTATTAAAAACCCTGAAAATACAGGCGTTACTTTTTCTGGTGGAGAACCATTTTGGCAAGCTTCCGCATTAGCTAGTTTAGCACATAAAGTTAAAGCCGCTGGTTTAAATGTGATGGCTTTTACTGGTTTTACTTTGAAAGAATTACAATCTGAATCTGCACCTCCTGGTTCTCAGAAATTATTAGCAGAATTAGATATTTTAATAGATGGTCCTTTTGTCCAATCTTTAGCTATTAATTCTCCTTTGTCTCCGGTTTCTTCTAGAAATCAAAAAGTTCATGTTTTTAACCCAGAATTTAAAGATCAAATTAGTTGGGCGAGTGATCAAATAGAAGTTCATATTCTTAAAGATGGCGATCGCATTGTCACCGGTTATCAAGGTTGGTTAGAATTAACCTAA